The sequence GTAAGATGCTGAACCTTTGCAGAGAGGTGGAACAAACTCAGTAGCCATCAGAACTCACGCTGAATGAAACAATGCTTACTCTTAAGTTTTCAGACCATCACTTATGTGACCTCATTGGTGTATCGCAGCAATCAGTCCAGCATTGACAAATTCTGCATATTGTATGAGGATGGGGACATTTCTTAGTCAAAAATTTTTGAGATATTGGATTTGGAGCTCTGTCCTACAACATTTCTTAAAAGACTTGTTTTTTAATCTAATCCTACAGAGTAAGTAGCTAACTAGCACTTGCTCAGCGTGATTATCAAAAGAGAATATTCTTTTTAGTGATTTAAGTGATTAAAGTTAATCATTTTACATACCTCTTTAAAGCTAGGTAAAGTGGCATAAACTCTTTTTAAAAGTATAACAGATAAAACTTGTTTTCAGAATGATTGGTGCTCTTGTTTGCAAGGTGGCATTTACTGAGGAGTGACAGAAACGTGTAGTTCTCTCTGGACCATAAGGTTATGGCAAGGCAGCACAATCCCAGCTGTGTTAAGCTTGGAGCAAGATTTTCTCCTGATATTTCTGTTACTGAGCTAATACTCCAGTGTTtctttaatagaaaaatataatcCTGGTCCTTCTGTAATAATCTGCACATTGGTGGGTAATGTTTTTTTGGATCTTGGATCTTTTCAAATGGATCGGTGAATACATCTGAGtctccctattttttttttttttctctttttaaccAGGAAAGAATTTGATGTTCATTGTTTTGAGAGATGGCACaggttttcttcagtgtgtcCTTTCAGATGCACTGGTAAGTTAcagtcatggaatcacagaatggcccgggttggaagggaccccaaggatcacaaagctccaacccccctgccacatgcagggccaccaacctccccatttaataccagcccatgctgcccagggccccatccaacctggcctcgaacacctccagggatggacggggcatccacagcctctctgggcagctgttccagcagctcaccactctcatagtaaagagcttccccctgacatccagcctaaatcttcctccttcaacttaaaaaccatttccccttgtcctgctgttaccCACCCTTTCgaagagttgactcccctcctgtttatgatTGAATTCTGTTCTGTTATTAAATAATTGAAGTGTTTGTACCTCATATGTCTCTTATGGATAATACAGAAAGTTCCTTTAAACCTATTGATTAAGTTACGTTATTGTTAAATGGTTAAATCTCCTGACACTAGAGGGGTTTTTGGGGCAGCATGAAAGTTACCTATCTTGTCTGTGACTTCAGTGGATCTTATGGGAAAACTGAAAATTAGGAATTACTTTAACtgtgtctccttctttctctctgtagTGTCAGTGTTACAACGGGCTCCTTCTCTCTACAGAGAGCAGTGTTGCGGTATACGGTATGCTGAACCTTGTTCCTGAGGGCAAGCAGGTAGGggagctggatggggctctgttCTGGTTCTCCTCTTCGactgtttctcatttttctgatgGGACGAAAAGCAAAGGTGAAAACATTGAATGATTTCAGCGGGAATTTGgtttagaaaaacaaaccagaaactTACCAAAGCTACTGCTGTCTTTGCCTGTCAGAAATTAGCACCATCTCCTTTGTTTCATGGCTTTTACAATTGTGATGTCTAAAATTAAATGCAGCCAAACAGGGATCAAgtacattttttaaacagttttcgTGCATGTGGTATTTTAAgttacttgtttttctgttactgcTTGTGGTGTTACATGCACTGAAAGCATTTTGGTTTTCTGCCTTGTCACAGCAGCATAATGATTTTAGTGCACAGACCCACCAGACTTACAAAAATCCGTTGATCTTGACCATgcttggaatggaaaaaaatgccattttgtcaggcaGAGGCATGCAGTGACCCACACAAGggagctgctgagagcagcGCTGAGCCCTGGCCCTGGGATCTGCTTGTTGGAAAGCAGCAAGCAGGACAGGGGAAGGTGGCCAGCATGAAAACAGCTCTTTTCATGTGGTGGTGAAGTGCTGACTTGAGAAAGCCATCTGGTCCATCTTGGAGATCTGATGTGAGGTCAAGCTGACAAGTGTCTTGTCCAAGTGTTTGTGAACATCTCCAAAGAAAGAGATTGCGTGGTCAACAAGGTCCCTTCTCCAGGATTTCATAACCCTTCATTACAGCCAATTGAAATCTCCTTTCCTACAAAATGAGACATTTGCCCCATTTTCCTCTATAACCACTCATTAAGTAGTTGAAGGTAGTAAGGAGCTTTCCTTTGTCtagctttctgttctttcagatgAATAAACCCAGCTGTCTGTGCTGTATTACACTTAATGCGTCTGGAAGCTTCTACTCATCTGTCAGTAGTACTCAATCCCACTCACGTTAAGTCTGAGACTTGTGGTGGGTTCCAAACGGCACTTCCAAGGGTGGTATGGTTAGATTACTAAACAGTCACTTGGATACCACTGTGCTTAGAAGGATTTTAGTATGTTTTGTTTAAACTGGATTGCTATCTCTGCCGCAGTGCCAGATGGAAGCAAGAAACGCACTTCTGAAAGTTgtgtttctctttcaaattGTCAGGCTCCAGGAGGCCATGAGCTGAACTGTGACTACTGGGAGCTTATTGGTCTGGCCCCAGCAGGAGGGGCTGACAATCTCCTCAATGAGGATTCGGAGGTTGATGTGCAACTTAACAACAGGCACATGATGATTCGAGGCGAGAATATGTCCAAAATCTTCAAGGTGCGCTCCATGGTGGTACAGGCCTTCAGGGATCATTTCTTTGCCAATGGATATTATGAAGTAAGTATATTTGCCCTTCTTGGCAAGTGACTGCTTGAAGCTCCTTACTTTAAGGCAATCTTCTTTCTGGAAAACCTTTACAGACTTCCCCATTAACTtgaaatggggaggaaaaaggTGTTTCATAGGGAACCGTGATGTGATTGCTTTCATAGACATAGATCTCAAAGGTACATGGTGAGGTGTATGAATGTTACAACATGATTCACAAGCAGCCTAAATACCTCTTTCTGGGGTGCTGAAGGATATCAGAATGAAGTGCTTGTGTGCATACATGCCAGACTTCCGTAGATGGTATTCTGGGAGGGTGTGCCTTACGTCGTTGCTGTAATGCATTGTCATCATTGTCCTTAATTCTTGGTCTTTTACAGGTCACACCACCAACATTAGTCCAGACACAGGTGGAAGGAGGTTCAACCCTATTCAAGCTGGATTATTTTGGTGAAGAGGCTTACTTAACACAGTCATCTCAGCTCTACCTGGAGACCTGCATTCCAGCACTAGGAGATGTTTTCTGTATTGCTCAGTCGTACAGGGCTGAGCAATCCAGGACACGCAGACACTTGGCTGAGTATGGAGAGAGTTAtatttctttgttatttatGCATAAGTGAATTTCTAAGTCGGGGGAGTAGCAGGTGGCTGGATGATAGAATGCACAGTGAGAAGACAGCACAGTGCAAATGTGGAACAGCTGAACAAAAGTATATCTGGGGGTAACGCCTGCTATCAATGAATGTCCAGCTGGTCATTGACATTCCGTGACTGAGGATTTGGTCAAAGCAGAGCTGATGCAGTTGTAGGAAACTTTGCCTTTTTAGAATACACAGTTCatactgggttttttttgtttgatttccttCACAGAGTAGAAGTGGGAGATATGAAAAAGGGGACTAAAGTGGTTTTTGTGTATATTCTTACAAGACTTTTTTTCATAGCTAAAAGTCTGTTGTGTGTGGTTATATAACATCATGACCTGATGTTTCAGATACACTCACATTGAAGCTGAATGCCCTTTTATAAGTTTTGAAGACTTGCTGAACCGTTTGGAGAGCTTAGTTTGTGATGTAGTTGACAGAGTCTTGACATCACCTGCATCAGCCTTACTGCTGGACCTCAACCCGGTAAGTGAGCAGTGGTGTGGGAGCCATGAGTAGGCACAGTCTGGTCTTCACGTTTCCTGGTTACCGTGCTCACCTAGGAGAGACAGGGCACAGCAGTGAGCTCTGCTTACATAAGAGGATAAAGTGACATCAAAGAGTGAAAATGCTGCAAGGCTGGCAGTGACTCTTCCAGGAgctgggggctgagggggaAGAATTTACACGGCTGATATGGTCCAGGAACCATCAGCGTGCTGGCATTTAATTTGTACAGTACCACTGGAATAAAAACCTCTATCCTAGAGCTCATGATAATGATCAGCTGGTACTCGCAGGTCACACACAAGAGAGCAGTGAAACTCTGTACTTTTATCCTAGAAGATGAAGCTTTGTAAAGCTATCTTCATTTGTCAGAGACCCtttgtttcctgctgcttttgcaaGGAAAATTGGTAGTCTCTTAAAACCATCTTATCTCTTGTCACCAGCTTTCCTCTCAGAGCACATACAGTCTCATCTATGACATTTTGACCTGTTTTCCTGATAAACACTGGGAGGTTCCATTTTAAATTTGATTGCAGATGAGCAGGAGGCCTGAAGATTAACCCACCCTATGAACTTCTCACAAGAGCAAATTCTGTACCAGTTTGATGCACAGGGAAGGCAAAGCGCTTTTTTGTGGCCCTGGTTTTGGAAGCCCTGCAAACTGCACTGTTTGCAACATCAGCGTGTGTGATGAATTcatacagagagaaaacagatttgaaaaTGCTTCCTGCCCTCCCTCTCCTGCTGACTTTTTCAGCATCTGTTCTATGAGTAGCGCTGGACTTGgaaggtgtttttgtttgcttctagCATTTCAGTACTTCCAAGCTTTTAAGTAATAATTTTTGATGCATGACATAGAGTATTGTGTATGCTCTGACTGAGAAAGTGGACTTGATGATCAGCTGGCAAGATAAATCTTAGAATGCTACTCTTCTGAGTGTTGGGATCTCTACTCTTGTTTACAGAACTTCAAGCCCCCAAAACGTCCTTTCCGACGAATGAACTATGCTGAAGCAATTGAGTGGCTAAAGGAACATGATGTGAAAAAGGATGATGGTACTTACTATGAGTTTGGGGAAGTAAGTCTTCTTACTTCGAAGTAAGTTCGTATCTTCAGAAGTTGCGAACAAAATCACTCAGCTGTACACTGAGGGTGTATAAATCCCTTGGAGAACAGTGTTCGGACTGTGATGCCCTTGGGTTTATTGTTGCTGTGTGAAtatgttgtgttttgtttggaaTGATAAAGAGTGGAATTCTCATCCTGCTTATAACGAGTTTTGCTGTAAACCTTTAAGAGGCTTGGACTTTATCTGGACTGTTTTGTTGCATTGCAGTTGCACTGGGGAATGTAAATTTGGAGGAGTTAGGGTTCCATGAGATGCCTTTGGGCCCTAGAATCAAAACGTGAATTTTCTTCACGAAGCCtgtggatgtggtgctgggcacagcactgggtGGCCCTGCAGGGGCAGGTGGGGTACACCAGTAAGGCTGAGGTTCTTGTTATTAAGGCCCATGGAAGACAgtttcaggaaggaaagaaattaagcTGTTCAGTGTTTCTTAGTTGTGCCCAATTTTCTACGTGGATTATTGGGTAGACTTGAGTTTTATTGAACAGATTTACAGATGTTTTTCTTGAGATCTGTATCTTTTTTAGATACATATATTTACAGTTTCTAGAGGTTTTCCTaagatatttgttttaaaaatacacgtACATCAGGATGAGTGCTTCAATATATGTGGTCTCAAAGTGTCTCTTTTCACTTCCTCCCTGATATGTTGTGGGTCTTGAGGTTTTGGAgtgtttttggttttaaatattaatagaGCCTTTTTTAACCTTAGGATATTCCTGAAGCTCCTGAGAGGTTCATGACAGACACCATCAATGAGCCAATCCTGCTGTGCAGATTTCCTGCAGAGATCAAGTCCTTCTACATGCAGCGCTGTCACGATGATTCCCGGCTTACAGAATCTGTAAGTTCACGTTTTACGTAGTGTTACCTTCTAAATAGAGTGGAGATATCTACTTGAATGAGTACTACAGGAAAACTTCAGTGAATTCATACCAGAATTTGTTCTGAGCATCTCCTGCTGTGACTGTGTTGGtgctacagaaataaatgaagcaaCACTGAAGTACCTAAAAATATGTCAGGAGATCACCATGAGCTTACTTTTCATTGCCCTCTGGTTGGTGACTCCTTAGAGGCTGTACTGTCTGAAAACTAGCTGTCTGGCAGCCAGGAGGAGTGGTGGATGCTAGGAGAGCTACTGCTTTTGTGGCTTAGCAGTTCAGTGTCACCAAGAGTATAAAAGATTAAGTCAGGGAACACAGCGAGTTGATTCCTACCGTCTGGAAGGaattgcctttctttcttttggcaTGGAGACTTAAAATTACATGGTGAAATGTGTTGTCTTTTAAGTTCAGGCTATCTTTCCTGCATGTTCTGAAGCTGTATCTGTATGATCTCATGTTGTACGTTGTAGGTTGATGTGTTGATGCCTAATGTTGGCGAAATTGTTGGAGGCTCTATGCGTATCTGGGACAGTGAGGAGCTACTGGAGGGCTACAAGAGAGAAGG comes from Gallus gallus isolate bGalGal1 chromosome Z, bGalGal1.mat.broiler.GRCg7b, whole genome shotgun sequence and encodes:
- the NARS gene encoding asparagine--tRNA ligase, cytoplasmic, whose protein sequence is MAGEVIGRTAALALEELYVSEREGSDSTGDGTQKKPFKTVLKALMTAGKEPFPTIYVDSQRENERWAIISKSQMKNVKKLWHREQMKNEAKEKKEAEDLLRREKNLEEAKKIIIKNDPSLPEPKCVKIGALGAYRGQRVKIFGWIHRLRRQGKNLMFIVLRDGTGFLQCVLSDALCQCYNGLLLSTESSVAVYGMLNLVPEGKQAPGGHELNCDYWELIGLAPAGGADNLLNEDSEVDVQLNNRHMMIRGENMSKIFKVRSMVVQAFRDHFFANGYYEVTPPTLVQTQVEGGSTLFKLDYFGEEAYLTQSSQLYLETCIPALGDVFCIAQSYRAEQSRTRRHLAEYTHIEAECPFISFEDLLNRLESLVCDVVDRVLTSPASALLLDLNPNFKPPKRPFRRMNYAEAIEWLKEHDVKKDDGTYYEFGEDIPEAPERFMTDTINEPILLCRFPAEIKSFYMQRCHDDSRLTESVDVLMPNVGEIVGGSMRIWDSEELLEGYKREGIDPTPYYWYTDQRKYGTCPHGGYGLGLERFLTWILDRHHIRDVCLYPRFVQRCKP